The proteins below come from a single Candidatus Eremiobacteraceae bacterium genomic window:
- a CDS encoding pyridoxal phosphate-dependent aminotransferase has protein sequence MPTTTFALADSMRRLGTESAFVVLARARALEAQGRNIIHLEIGEPDFDTPEHVKNAGIDSIKHNRTHYSPASGIMELRDAIAKHVTKSRGVPVTADQVVVSPGAKPIIALTLMALLNPGDEVVIPDPAYPAYRSIVTYVSAVPVSVPLLERKNFRLELDALETAITPRTKAIVINSPHNPTGGILTPDDIAGIAAIAKRHDVLVITDEIYNRHCYDAPFASFFGLGGIPDQTILIDGFSKAWAMTGWRLGFGVFPKYIADAVGALMLNTVSCTATFVQDAGIAALTGDDKPVQAMRDEFLRRRDLLVEGLNQIPGVTCKLPGGAFYVFPNFSAVDSDDIRLAAHILDEGNVAVLGGSTFGPNGRGFIRLSYANSEENLREALSRIRKALASYRRA, from the coding sequence ATGCCGACCACCACGTTCGCCCTCGCCGATTCGATGCGGCGTTTGGGTACGGAGAGCGCCTTCGTCGTATTGGCGCGCGCCCGCGCGCTCGAAGCGCAGGGCCGCAACATCATCCACCTCGAGATCGGCGAACCCGACTTCGACACACCCGAGCATGTGAAGAACGCGGGCATCGATTCGATCAAACATAACCGCACGCACTACTCGCCCGCGAGCGGCATCATGGAGCTGCGCGACGCGATCGCCAAGCACGTGACGAAGTCGCGCGGCGTGCCCGTGACTGCGGATCAAGTCGTGGTAAGTCCGGGGGCGAAGCCGATCATCGCGCTGACGCTGATGGCGCTGCTCAATCCGGGCGATGAAGTCGTCATCCCGGATCCCGCGTATCCGGCGTATCGGTCGATCGTCACGTACGTCAGCGCAGTGCCGGTGTCGGTGCCGCTTCTGGAGCGAAAGAACTTCCGGCTCGAGCTCGACGCGCTCGAAACCGCGATCACGCCACGGACGAAAGCCATCGTCATCAATTCCCCGCATAATCCGACCGGCGGCATCCTGACGCCCGATGACATCGCAGGCATCGCCGCGATCGCGAAACGTCACGACGTGCTGGTCATCACCGACGAGATCTACAACCGGCACTGTTACGACGCACCGTTCGCATCGTTTTTCGGCCTCGGCGGCATTCCGGATCAGACGATCCTCATCGACGGCTTCTCGAAGGCGTGGGCGATGACAGGCTGGCGGCTCGGCTTTGGCGTCTTCCCGAAATACATCGCCGATGCGGTCGGCGCGCTCATGCTCAACACGGTGTCGTGCACGGCGACGTTCGTGCAGGACGCCGGCATCGCGGCGCTGACAGGCGACGACAAGCCGGTGCAGGCGATGCGCGACGAGTTCTTGCGACGTCGCGACTTGCTCGTCGAAGGGCTCAATCAGATCCCGGGCGTCACGTGCAAGTTGCCGGGCGGCGCGTTCTACGTCTTCCCGAATTTCTCGGCGGTCGACTCTGACGATATCCGGCTTGCGGCGCACATCCTCGACGAAGGCAACGTGGCGGTGCTCGGCGGTTCGACGTTCGGCCCCAACGGTCGCGGCTTCATCCGCCTGTCGTACGCGAACTCGGAAGAGAACTTGCGCGAAGCGCTGTCGCGGATCCGCAAAGCGCTCGCTTCGTACCGCCGCGCCTGA
- a CDS encoding Maf family protein, with protein MSERVSEVTLASASPRRLQLLESLGLRVVVVRSSYEEREDMASDGLADLALRHALGKAAGAATGGPPLLVAADTVVDVDGTGLAKPRDDADAKRMLRTLSGRWHVVHTGFTLVDRASGKSVSGVESSRVKFAALDEAMIARYVATGEPRDKAGAYGIQGKGALLVERVDGDFYTVMGLPLARVNAAARELGHEID; from the coding sequence ATGAGTGAGCGCGTGAGCGAGGTGACGCTCGCGTCGGCGTCGCCCCGGCGCCTCCAGCTTCTCGAAAGCCTCGGTCTTCGAGTCGTCGTCGTCCGAAGCTCGTACGAAGAGCGCGAGGATATGGCTTCCGACGGCCTCGCAGATCTCGCGCTGCGTCACGCGCTCGGCAAAGCCGCCGGAGCCGCTACGGGCGGCCCCCCGTTGCTCGTCGCAGCAGACACGGTCGTCGACGTCGACGGCACGGGACTCGCGAAGCCGCGCGACGATGCAGACGCGAAGCGCATGCTCCGCACGCTCTCGGGCAGGTGGCACGTCGTCCACACCGGATTCACGCTCGTCGACAGGGCGAGCGGGAAGAGCGTTTCAGGTGTCGAGTCGTCACGCGTCAAGTTCGCCGCGCTCGACGAGGCGATGATCGCTCGATACGTCGCGACCGGCGAGCCGCGCGACAAAGCCGGCGCGTATGGGATCCAAGGCAAAGGCGCGCTACTCGTCGAGCGCGTCGACGGCGATTTCTACACCGTCATGGGTCTGCCGCTCGCCCGCGTCAACGCCGCCGCGCGCGAGCTCGGCCACGAGATCGACTGA
- a CDS encoding DUF3465 domain-containing protein yields MRLQLRAIAFAVAIVAGACGSGVRPDNANALDDIQSGRSGDEVIVEGIVTHVGHTSRGETGAHEHFDIRISSGAAEQDILVADNITVGAQAPVKRGDDVVVKGVLEVDPSGPVIHWTHHDPANRHPAGFVMVGGRMYE; encoded by the coding sequence ATGCGCTTGCAGCTGCGAGCGATCGCATTCGCCGTCGCGATCGTCGCCGGCGCGTGCGGTTCGGGCGTTCGCCCGGACAATGCCAATGCGCTCGACGACATACAAAGCGGCCGAAGTGGCGACGAAGTCATCGTCGAAGGCATCGTGACCCATGTGGGGCACACGTCGCGGGGGGAGACCGGCGCGCACGAGCACTTCGACATCCGCATCTCTTCAGGCGCGGCCGAACAGGACATCCTGGTCGCGGACAACATCACGGTCGGCGCGCAAGCGCCCGTGAAAAGAGGCGACGACGTCGTCGTCAAGGGCGTGCTCGAGGTCGACCCGAGCGGCCCGGTCATCCATTGGACGCACCACGACCCCGCGAACCGGCACCCTGCCGGGTTCGTGATGGTCGGCGGGCGCATGTATGAGTGA
- the mreD gene encoding rod shape-determining protein MreD — protein sequence MHDSASSSLRLRGGPARARRAPVDAEVSVPPRFSVLLVLGLVALLLQSTLLHSVTLRGAHLSLVTVLIVWTGLRCGVVAGGWLGLILGVLEDALGGGGANTIAATLTGFGSGLLANRFFSDSLPVFLSALAVATAIRYAANYIFFEFIDGERGLFIPLSHEFVWSILLNAAVGTVVLLALRAYSHRSTGRR from the coding sequence GTGCACGATTCCGCTTCCTCTTCTCTCCGGCTGCGCGGCGGTCCGGCGCGCGCGCGCCGCGCTCCCGTCGACGCCGAGGTGTCGGTCCCCCCGCGCTTTTCCGTGCTGCTCGTGCTCGGGCTCGTCGCGTTGCTTCTCCAGTCCACGCTGCTCCATAGCGTCACGTTGCGCGGCGCGCATCTCAGCCTTGTCACCGTCCTCATCGTGTGGACGGGACTTCGCTGTGGCGTCGTCGCCGGCGGTTGGCTCGGACTCATTCTCGGCGTGCTCGAAGACGCGCTCGGCGGCGGCGGAGCGAACACGATCGCAGCGACGCTGACCGGATTCGGGTCGGGACTGCTCGCCAACCGCTTCTTCTCGGATTCGCTGCCCGTCTTCCTCAGTGCGCTCGCCGTCGCGACGGCGATCCGCTACGCCGCTAATTACATCTTCTTCGAGTTCATCGATGGTGAACGCGGATTGTTCATCCCGCTCTCGCACGAATTCGTGTGGAGCATCCTGCTCAACGCGGCCGTCGGTACCGTCGTCCTGCTCGCGCTTCGCGCGTACTCGCATCGGAGCACCGGCCGGCGATGA
- the trpS gene encoding tryptophan--tRNA ligase encodes MVVQLRATKTAKRRRIMAGMRPTGRMHVGHLLGALNTFIALSEGNDCFYEIADLHALTTKFERSREIAGDVREMVTDWLAAGLDPGKCTIYLQSHIPEISELAVLLSMIVPVSWLERVPTYKDQINALGPEIATHGFLGYPVLQTVDIAAFKGEGVPVGQDQLPHLELCREIVRRFNHLYGAVLVEPEAILSETPYVPGTDGRKMSKSYDNALMLADDDAATIAKVKDMFTDPEKVRKSDPGHPETCPVFFFQQIVNGPNAESIAHRCRAGQLGCVENKGDMAAHLNRFLAPIRERRREIEARAGYVDEIIAEGTKKARSIATRTLAEVRSAMGLA; translated from the coding sequence TTGGTCGTCCAGCTCCGTGCGACGAAGACGGCGAAGAGGCGCCGCATCATGGCCGGCATGCGCCCGACGGGCCGCATGCACGTCGGCCATCTACTCGGTGCGCTCAATACGTTCATCGCTCTTTCGGAAGGCAACGACTGCTTCTACGAGATCGCCGATCTCCACGCGCTGACGACGAAATTCGAACGCAGCCGCGAGATCGCGGGCGACGTGCGCGAGATGGTCACCGACTGGCTCGCCGCCGGACTCGATCCCGGCAAGTGCACCATCTATCTGCAGTCCCACATCCCCGAGATAAGCGAGCTGGCGGTGCTGCTGTCGATGATCGTGCCCGTGTCGTGGCTCGAGCGGGTGCCGACGTACAAAGATCAGATCAATGCCCTCGGTCCGGAGATCGCGACGCACGGTTTTCTCGGCTATCCGGTGCTGCAGACGGTCGACATCGCCGCCTTCAAAGGCGAAGGCGTACCGGTGGGCCAGGACCAGCTGCCGCATCTCGAACTGTGCCGTGAGATCGTCCGCCGCTTCAATCATCTCTACGGGGCGGTGCTCGTCGAACCAGAAGCGATATTGTCCGAGACGCCGTACGTGCCTGGAACTGACGGCCGCAAGATGAGCAAGTCGTACGACAACGCGCTCATGCTCGCGGACGACGACGCGGCGACGATCGCGAAGGTCAAAGACATGTTCACGGATCCCGAAAAGGTCCGAAAGTCCGACCCCGGCCATCCGGAGACGTGTCCGGTGTTCTTCTTCCAGCAGATCGTCAACGGGCCGAACGCCGAATCGATCGCGCATCGCTGCCGCGCCGGACAGCTCGGATGCGTCGAGAACAAAGGCGATATGGCCGCGCACCTCAACCGCTTTCTCGCCCCGATCCGCGAGCGCCGTCGCGAGATCGAAGCGAGAGCCGGTTATGTCGACGAGATCATCGCCGAGGGGACGAAAAAAGCGCGCTCGATCGCGACCAGGACTCTCGCGGAGGTTCGATCAGCTATGGGTCTCGCATAA
- a CDS encoding TIGR01777 family oxidoreductase: protein MGRSRLKVVIPGGTGSIGTVLAKHFHEAGDDVTVIARSTARNARWRTVVWDGGTLGDWAQAIDGADVVINLAGRSVNCRYTPENRRIIIESRTTTTRLVGQAIAAANKRPRTWMNASTATIYRHALDRPQDEKTGELGGDEPGAPAKWNFSIDVATAWERAFVDAAAPGVRKIILRLAIVMEPYTHSTLALLSGLVRKGLGGANGSGSQRVSWVHDVDLARTIEFLIASEDTDGIINVSSPNPVPNRDFMRALRDAMGVKIGLPATEPMLRVGAFLMGSETELVLKSRWVLPTRLLESGFTFTYPTWPEAARDLVRRAHTEAS from the coding sequence ATGGGACGCTCTCGGCTCAAGGTCGTCATTCCAGGCGGCACCGGTTCTATAGGCACGGTGCTTGCTAAGCACTTCCATGAGGCCGGCGATGACGTTACTGTTATCGCGCGATCGACGGCTCGGAACGCGCGGTGGCGCACGGTCGTATGGGATGGTGGCACGCTTGGCGATTGGGCGCAGGCAATCGACGGCGCGGACGTCGTCATCAACCTCGCGGGTCGCAGCGTCAACTGCCGCTACACGCCGGAGAATCGGCGCATCATCATCGAGTCTCGAACGACGACGACTCGCCTCGTCGGCCAAGCCATCGCCGCGGCGAACAAGCGGCCACGCACTTGGATGAACGCGAGCACGGCGACGATCTATCGCCACGCGCTCGACCGGCCGCAGGACGAGAAGACCGGCGAGCTTGGCGGCGATGAACCAGGCGCACCGGCGAAGTGGAACTTCAGCATCGACGTCGCGACCGCGTGGGAGCGCGCATTTGTCGACGCTGCCGCCCCTGGTGTCCGCAAGATCATCCTCCGGTTGGCGATCGTCATGGAGCCTTACACGCATAGTACCCTCGCGCTGCTGAGCGGCTTGGTTCGCAAGGGCCTCGGCGGGGCGAATGGCAGCGGATCGCAGAGGGTGTCGTGGGTCCACGATGTCGACCTTGCGCGCACGATCGAATTCCTTATCGCTAGCGAGGACACCGACGGCATCATCAATGTCAGCTCGCCGAATCCCGTGCCCAACCGCGATTTCATGCGAGCACTGCGCGACGCAATGGGAGTTAAGATCGGACTACCCGCGACAGAGCCGATGCTTCGGGTCGGAGCGTTCCTAATGGGAAGCGAAACCGAGCTCGTCCTCAAGAGCCGCTGGGTGCTCCCGACGCGGCTGCTTGAATCCGGTTTCACCTTCACGTATCCGACATGGCCGGAAGCGGCGCGCGATCTCGTACGTCGTGCCCACACCGAGGCGTCGTAG
- a CDS encoding rod shape-determining protein, whose amino-acid sequence MASWYERLYAKVAPEIGIDLGTANTPVFVRGHGIRFVEPTVVAVNSDTGDVITVGEGAKQMLGRTPRNIQVIRPMRNGVVSNFAYTEALVRQLMERAMRGRPLFPPRVMVGVPGSATEVERKAVREALMGAGAGRVYFIPQAVAAAVGAELPILEPGASMIVDIGGGTTEIAVLSLGGLVTGRSLKLGGDRLDEAIVTYLRSNRGFLIGERTAEALKISHGYYGRPLGRPPANVPGQDLRRLRPGTLQVREEDIGAAIAEPVGQIVDAVRAVIEQTPPELVRDIGERGLVLAGGGAAIAGFAATLSVVLSIPTRIAESPLLCVAMGAGAILGDQRLFDALYPAPESMIGRWWRFLRSGMRESSSYSSR is encoded by the coding sequence ATGGCTTCATGGTACGAGCGCTTGTATGCGAAGGTCGCGCCTGAGATCGGCATCGATCTCGGCACGGCGAACACGCCTGTCTTCGTCCGCGGACATGGTATTCGGTTCGTCGAGCCGACCGTCGTCGCGGTGAATTCCGACACGGGCGATGTCATAACGGTCGGCGAGGGCGCCAAACAGATGCTCGGCCGGACGCCGCGCAACATCCAAGTCATCCGCCCGATGCGCAACGGCGTCGTGTCGAACTTCGCGTATACCGAAGCGCTCGTGCGCCAGCTCATGGAGCGTGCGATGCGCGGCCGGCCGCTCTTCCCGCCGCGCGTCATGGTCGGCGTGCCGGGCTCGGCGACCGAGGTCGAGCGCAAAGCCGTGCGCGAGGCGCTCATGGGAGCGGGTGCGGGCCGCGTCTACTTCATCCCGCAGGCGGTCGCGGCGGCGGTCGGCGCCGAGCTGCCGATCCTCGAACCGGGCGCGAGCATGATCGTCGACATCGGCGGCGGCACGACGGAGATCGCGGTGCTGTCGCTCGGCGGCCTCGTGACCGGTCGATCGCTCAAGCTTGGCGGCGATCGCCTCGACGAAGCGATCGTCACGTACTTGCGCTCCAACCGGGGTTTTCTCATCGGTGAACGGACCGCCGAAGCGCTCAAGATCTCGCACGGATATTACGGCAGACCGCTCGGTCGTCCGCCGGCGAACGTACCCGGACAAGACCTGCGCAGGCTCAGGCCGGGAACGCTGCAAGTTCGCGAGGAAGACATCGGCGCCGCGATCGCAGAGCCTGTCGGTCAGATCGTCGATGCGGTGCGCGCTGTCATCGAGCAGACGCCCCCGGAATTGGTGCGCGATATCGGGGAGCGCGGACTCGTGCTCGCCGGAGGCGGTGCGGCGATCGCCGGGTTCGCCGCGACGCTGAGCGTCGTCTTGTCGATCCCGACGCGCATCGCCGAGTCGCCGCTCCTCTGCGTGGCGATGGGTGCGGGCGCGATCCTCGGCGATCAGCGCCTTTTCGATGCGCTCTATCCGGCGCCCGAGTCGATGATCGGTAGGTGGTGGCGATTCCTTCGTTCTGGGATGAGAGAAAGCTCTTCGTATTCATCACGCTGA
- the mrdA gene encoding penicillin-binding protein 2, with protein MKRRIVALALAVAAIFIVLVWRLADTQLQHGAYYEYLANLNQLRTIPVTAPRGLLYDRNGIVIARNRPSFVVEVVPMQLHDPNAEMRELASILMVPEAQLWQRLLHQNGVTYKNFDDLAAAIPLGPVTIAADLNTATVGRFSERADDLPGMSVELVPVRQYPYGTLASHAIGYVGQISQSQYDRLKSKGYTPSDTIGEDGLEMTYDSLLRGRPGGRQIKVNSAGQAVASVGDFAAIPGDNLDLTLDWPLQRAAETAMALQIKTLEGQIGHRVGGSAIVEDPNTGAVLALVSQPNFDPDDFAAGISGKRYSGYLNDPLLPLFNRAVSGAYPTGSTFKIITSSAALQSGLLDEESTRFCGGVYDLNGFIFNDDRGGGHGTLTIRPAIARSCDVFFFQVGNELGISRLDKYAAAYGIGKKTNIDIPGETSGTLPTPAWKKQVVKDDWYSGDTVNMSIGQGYLEASPVQMLRVVGAVANGGELYAPYLVADARDPQGRIVKRFGPHPQGDVGVSESNLQIIREGMLGAIEDPYGTAYNVYIPGFHYAGKTGTAENFPTVDNPQGRNHAWFVCFAPYDHPKIAVVVFMDQSGGFGAVNAAPVAQAIVTAYFHLKTSGPNGTGIRD; from the coding sequence ATGAAACGGCGCATCGTCGCGCTCGCCCTGGCGGTCGCCGCCATCTTCATCGTGCTTGTGTGGCGCCTCGCCGACACGCAGCTGCAACATGGCGCTTACTACGAATATCTCGCAAACCTCAACCAGCTCCGGACGATCCCGGTGACCGCGCCGCGCGGTCTGCTCTACGACCGCAACGGCATCGTCATCGCGCGCAACCGACCGTCGTTCGTCGTCGAGGTCGTACCGATGCAGCTCCACGATCCGAACGCGGAGATGCGCGAACTGGCGTCGATCCTCATGGTTCCCGAAGCGCAGCTGTGGCAGCGGCTGCTCCATCAGAACGGCGTCACCTACAAGAACTTCGACGACCTCGCTGCTGCCATACCGCTCGGACCGGTGACGATCGCCGCCGATCTGAACACGGCGACCGTCGGCCGCTTTTCCGAGCGAGCCGATGACTTGCCGGGCATGTCCGTCGAACTCGTGCCCGTTCGGCAGTACCCGTACGGCACGCTCGCGAGTCACGCGATCGGGTACGTGGGGCAGATCTCGCAGTCGCAATACGACCGGCTCAAGAGCAAAGGCTACACGCCGAGCGACACGATCGGCGAGGACGGGCTCGAGATGACGTACGATTCGCTGCTTCGCGGCAGGCCCGGCGGCAGGCAGATCAAGGTCAACTCGGCGGGGCAGGCGGTCGCGAGCGTCGGCGATTTCGCGGCTATCCCCGGTGACAATCTCGACCTCACGCTCGACTGGCCCTTGCAGCGCGCGGCGGAAACGGCAATGGCGCTGCAGATAAAAACCCTCGAGGGGCAGATCGGCCATCGCGTCGGCGGATCGGCGATCGTCGAGGATCCGAATACCGGTGCGGTGCTTGCACTCGTCAGCCAGCCGAACTTCGATCCGGATGATTTCGCCGCGGGGATAAGCGGGAAGCGTTATTCGGGCTATTTGAACGACCCGCTGCTGCCGCTTTTCAACCGCGCCGTATCCGGCGCGTATCCGACCGGGTCGACGTTCAAGATCATCACGAGCTCGGCCGCGCTGCAAAGCGGGCTGCTCGACGAGGAATCGACCCGCTTTTGCGGCGGCGTGTACGACCTCAACGGCTTCATCTTCAACGACGACCGCGGCGGCGGGCACGGCACGTTGACGATCCGGCCGGCGATCGCTCGTTCGTGCGACGTGTTCTTCTTCCAGGTCGGCAACGAGCTTGGGATCTCGCGGCTCGACAAGTACGCCGCGGCGTACGGTATCGGCAAGAAGACGAACATCGACATTCCGGGCGAGACGAGCGGCACGTTGCCGACGCCGGCGTGGAAGAAACAAGTCGTCAAGGACGATTGGTACTCCGGCGACACGGTAAATATGTCGATCGGCCAAGGGTATCTCGAAGCGTCGCCGGTGCAGATGCTCCGAGTCGTCGGCGCGGTCGCGAACGGCGGCGAGCTATATGCGCCGTATCTCGTCGCCGATGCGCGCGATCCGCAAGGCCGCATCGTCAAGCGCTTCGGTCCGCATCCGCAAGGCGATGTCGGCGTGTCGGAATCGAATCTGCAGATCATCCGCGAGGGCATGCTCGGCGCGATCGAAGACCCTTACGGCACCGCGTACAACGTCTACATTCCGGGCTTCCATTACGCCGGCAAGACGGGAACGGCTGAGAACTTCCCGACCGTCGACAACCCGCAAGGCCGCAATCACGCGTGGTTCGTCTGCTTCGCGCCGTATGACCATCCGAAGATCGCGGTCGTCGTCTTCATGGATCAGAGCGGCGGCTTCGGCGCGGTGAACGCGGCGCCGGTCGCACAGGCGATCGTGACGGCGTACTTCCATCTCAAGACGTCGGGTCCGAACGGCACCGGCATCCGCGACTGA
- the nadD gene encoding nicotinate-nucleotide adenylyltransferase: protein MSGERIGLLGGTFDPIHIGHLHLAQAVADVAALDTVLFMPVGSPAHRETHASAEDRKEMTQLAIARNTRFEFDGTALEQPAPAYTADTLALLREKRPHDRFCFIAGIDSLARSRWRRLDEVAETLEKFYVARREGVDVAELAPILSDLAPELRARFEIVDVALMDLSSTEIRALVKAGRSIRYLVPDVVAGYIADRSLYR, encoded by the coding sequence GTGAGCGGCGAACGCATAGGTCTGCTCGGCGGCACGTTCGATCCGATCCACATCGGCCATCTCCACCTCGCCCAAGCCGTCGCCGACGTCGCCGCGCTCGACACCGTGCTCTTCATGCCGGTCGGCTCGCCTGCGCACCGTGAGACCCACGCGTCCGCGGAAGACCGTAAGGAGATGACGCAGCTCGCGATCGCGCGCAACACGCGCTTCGAGTTCGACGGCACGGCGCTCGAGCAGCCGGCGCCCGCGTACACGGCGGATACGCTCGCGCTGCTGCGCGAGAAGCGGCCGCACGATCGCTTTTGCTTCATCGCCGGGATCGACTCGCTCGCGCGCAGCCGATGGCGGCGGCTCGACGAGGTCGCGGAGACGCTCGAGAAGTTCTACGTCGCGCGGCGCGAGGGGGTCGACGTCGCGGAACTCGCGCCGATACTCAGCGATCTCGCTCCGGAATTGCGCGCGCGTTTCGAGATCGTCGACGTCGCGCTCATGGACCTGTCATCGACGGAGATCCGCGCGCTCGTCAAAGCGGGAAGGTCGATACGCTATCTCGTGCCCGACGTCGTCGCCGGGTACATCGCGGATCGCTCGCTATATCGGTGA
- the mreC gene encoding rod shape-determining protein MreC, whose product MAIPSFWDERKLFVFITLIILAAVATLLEIDAARNGRQSIADEITSSVFAPVEAALTAAGNAIGGEIFALSNAGKVASENAQLRDKVHQLSADDDALHAAAVENADLRKLLALRSTYGANAVAADVVGYAPEASRKEITIDRGWRDGVKRDCVVVGGAGLVGHVIDAGSHEAHVLLIIDPTSSVPAYLQRSRSWGIIVGTSLHVKMKYIGQDKKVIAGDMVVTGQGQVYPGGISIGRVREVDRKDSALYQSAVLDTDVDFASLTHVLVLPLR is encoded by the coding sequence GTGGCGATTCCTTCGTTCTGGGATGAGAGAAAGCTCTTCGTATTCATCACGCTGATCATCCTCGCCGCCGTCGCGACGCTGCTCGAGATCGACGCCGCGCGTAACGGACGGCAATCCATCGCCGATGAGATAACGAGTTCCGTCTTCGCTCCGGTCGAAGCTGCGCTCACAGCAGCGGGCAATGCGATAGGGGGCGAGATCTTCGCCCTTTCGAACGCCGGCAAAGTCGCTTCGGAGAACGCCCAGCTCCGCGACAAGGTCCATCAGCTCTCTGCCGATGACGACGCGCTCCACGCGGCTGCGGTCGAAAATGCCGACTTGCGCAAGCTCCTCGCTTTACGCTCGACGTACGGCGCGAACGCGGTCGCAGCGGACGTCGTCGGATATGCGCCGGAGGCGTCGCGTAAAGAGATCACGATCGACCGCGGCTGGCGCGACGGCGTCAAGCGCGATTGCGTCGTCGTCGGCGGCGCGGGTCTCGTCGGGCACGTCATCGATGCGGGCTCGCACGAAGCCCACGTCCTCCTCATCATCGATCCGACAAGCTCGGTGCCCGCGTACCTGCAGCGTTCGCGCTCGTGGGGGATCATCGTCGGCACGTCGCTTCACGTCAAGATGAAGTACATCGGGCAAGACAAGAAGGTCATCGCCGGCGACATGGTCGTCACCGGCCAGGGCCAGGTGTATCCAGGCGGCATCTCGATCGGCCGCGTCCGCGAGGTCGACCGCAAGGACAGCGCGCTCTATCAGAGCGCCGTCCTCGACACCGACGTCGACTTCGCCTCGCTGACGCACGTCCTCGTGCTCCCGCTGAGGTGA
- the lysA gene encoding diaminopimelate decarboxylase encodes MTTHNSERVGERLGGCDASTLAAEFGTPLLAIDEVWLRARMRRFRAAFEREGRDACVTYAGKALLVAAIARLANEEGLYVDVCSLGELETALRGGVPADRCIVHGCYKTRDELAAAVYHGVRHVVIDHESEIAALADLARDTSRRVDVLLRLNPSIAARTHEFVQTAAPASKFGFSLADTQAIDAVRATLARKELRLSGIHCHLGSQIRDLQAYADAIDAMFHFSEIAHRQTGVQFEIVDVGGGLAIGDADGSAEPTPEAWADALFAALDRRLADYPLCRPRLYVEPGRSLVASAGTTLYRIGVRKRLPDGRDAVIVDGGMSDNPRPALYGARYGVSIVGRTSDPPTGTFTIFGRHCETDRLFPDVELPDPREGELLAVADTGAYTYAMASNYNRFVRPAVVLAASGTARLIARRESLDRVLDLDVTEDA; translated from the coding sequence ATGACGACCCACAATTCCGAACGTGTGGGCGAACGGTTGGGCGGTTGTGATGCTTCGACGCTCGCCGCCGAATTCGGCACGCCGCTGCTCGCGATCGATGAAGTGTGGCTTCGCGCACGCATGCGGCGCTTTCGAGCGGCGTTCGAGCGCGAAGGACGGGACGCGTGCGTCACGTACGCGGGGAAAGCGTTGCTCGTCGCCGCGATCGCGCGCCTCGCGAACGAGGAAGGGCTGTACGTCGACGTCTGCTCGCTGGGCGAGCTCGAGACCGCGCTTCGCGGCGGCGTTCCGGCCGACCGCTGCATCGTGCATGGTTGCTACAAGACGCGCGACGAACTCGCGGCCGCGGTCTATCACGGTGTCCGTCATGTCGTCATCGATCACGAGAGCGAGATCGCGGCGCTCGCCGATCTCGCGCGCGACACGTCGCGGCGAGTCGATGTCCTTCTGCGTCTTAATCCCTCGATCGCAGCGCGCACGCACGAATTCGTCCAGACCGCAGCGCCCGCTTCGAAGTTCGGCTTCTCGCTCGCGGACACGCAGGCTATCGACGCCGTGCGTGCGACGCTGGCTCGAAAAGAATTGCGCTTGTCGGGCATCCATTGCCATCTCGGTTCTCAGATCCGCGATCTGCAGGCCTACGCGGATGCGATCGACGCCATGTTCCATTTTTCCGAAATCGCGCACCGCCAAACCGGCGTGCAGTTCGAAATCGTCGACGTCGGCGGCGGTCTCGCGATCGGAGACGCTGACGGCAGCGCCGAGCCGACGCCCGAGGCATGGGCGGATGCGCTTTTCGCCGCGCTCGACCGTCGCCTCGCCGACTATCCGCTTTGCCGCCCGCGTCTATACGTCGAACCCGGACGCTCGCTTGTCGCTTCTGCGGGCACGACGCTCTATCGAATCGGCGTCCGCAAGCGACTGCCGGACGGGCGCGATGCGGTGATCGTCGACGGCGGCATGAGCGACAATCCACGGCCTGCACTGTACGGCGCGCGTTACGGCGTCTCGATCGTCGGCAGAACGTCCGATCCGCCCACAGGCACGTTCACGATCTTCGGCCGTCACTGCGAGACCGATCGGCTCTTCCCCGATGTCGAGCTGCCGGATCCGCGCGAAGGCGAACTGCTCGCCGTCGCCGACACCGGCGCGTACACGTACGCGATGGCGAGCAACTACAACCGCTTCGTCCGGCCCGCCGTCGTGCTCGCTGCGAGCGGAACTGCGCGGCTCATAGCGCGGCGCGAATCGCTCGATCGCGTGCTCGACCTCGACGTCACGGAGGACGCGTGA